Genomic DNA from Rubripirellula tenax:
GCGGACCGCGTCGTGGATCGGCGAAATTGCCGACATCGACTTCATCGAGTGTGACAGCGAAGTCGACGCGTTGTTGATGGAGTCGCGGTTGATCAAGGACATTCAACCCAAGAACAACAAAGATCTGAAAGACGATAAGTCGTTTCCGTACTTGATGATCACCACACGCGACGAGTTTCCTCGTGTCGAAGTCACGCGAGAACCGAAAGAACGCGGCGTCAAGTTGTACGGGCCGTTTCCAAGTGCGGGCGCGCTACGCGGCGCCATCCAAGTTCTGCAGCGGATCTTCAAGTTCCGAACCTGCAACTTGGACATCACCGAATCGGACGAGAAGTGGCAATGGTTTCGCCCCTGCTTGCTGCACAGCATCCACCAATGCACGGCGCCGTGTAATTTCCGAATCAGCAAAGAAGAATACCGCCGCGACATCAAGCGACTGCAAACGTTCATGGAAGGCGGAAAGAAACGTTTGCTCCAAGAAATGAACAACGAAATGATGACAGCCAGCAAGTCCTTGGACTTTGAACGGGCTGCCGTCCTTCGCGATGAAATCAAAATGCTCGATCGACTCGAAGAACGTGGCGAATTGGAAGCCAACGCTCAACCGGAAGTCTTCTATATCGATCCGAAAAAGGGTTTGGCGGGACTGCGGAAAGTGCTCGGCTTGGCCGAAACGCCGCGAGTCATCGAGGGCATGGATATCGCTCATCTGGGCGGCGATGAAACGGTCGCATCCATGGTACAGTTCATCGATGGCTTGCCGTTCAAACCCGGGTATCGGCGTTTTCGGATTCAAGATGTCGACGGCATCGACGATTTCCGAAGCATGTACGAAGTCGTTTCGCGTCGTTTCCGCCGGCTGTCGGACGAAGGCGAATCGTTTCCCGACATCCTGCTGATCGACGGCGGCAAAGGCCAACTCAATGCAGCTATGGCGGCGTTCCGTGACCAGGACATCACACCGCCGACAGTCATTTCGCTAGCCAAACGCGAAGAAGAAATCTTTCGACCGGGTGAATCCGAATCGATCAAGCTGAGTCGTAACTCTTACGCGCTTCGTTTGCTGCAATACGTGCGAGACGAATCACACCGATTTGCCCAGCACTACCACCACATCCTGCGATCGAAGTCGACCTTCGATCGCTAGCCTCGGCCGTTTCGGAGACTCGAAACGCGGGCACGTGATTCTTAACAGCAGCAAGCCCTACTCGGCGGATTGAGCTTTGTTGCGGCGACGTTGCCGCACGACGATCGCACCACCGAATACTGCGAGTACCGCGAACGTGCTCGGCTCTGGAATGGCGGCAACCTGATACGAGACGACGTTGTCGAACGTGTAGTTGATGCCGCCGACGCCCATTTCCAAGAGGTCGACTTCAAAGATCGTATTGGTGCCGTTCGTTTCCACGAGGCCAAGGAAAAATGCTTGGTCAGTATCGATCGCCACACCCGAATTCGGATCGACCACCGCAAACGATCCCGTGACATCGTCAATGTCGGTCAGCGACATCAGCCCATCATTGGCGAATGAATTCCCGTCGTATTGGACCCACAGTCCGACTGCCGAACGTCCGTTGTCAAACAGAATCGAGACCGTTTGGAATTCGTCGATCCCTTCCGAGAAATTGAATCCAATGTCGTCACCGACGTAATTTGTCGGGGAAATCGTGAACGTCGGGTTCGTGTCCCGAACGATCAATTCGCCGTCATCGATAAAAAACGAAACATCATCGACCATCACCAACGGATCGCCGACCGTTTGCATTTCAAAAGTAATCGTTGAACCTACGCCGGATGCCGCCGCTTGGAAGCTCGCAAAGTCGGTATAAGGCACAATTGCTGCGGACGCGTTTGCAGACCAAACGAGCGAGATCATTGCGAAACTCGCACAGAAAATACGGAACCGCGATTTCCAACGACGTTGCATCTGAATCTCAAACTTTCGACAAAGTGGGCGAAAAGGCCAGCAAATTTCTCGCAATCGACCTAACCGGACAGATTAGTCCTGGTTTTACCGCTTGCAAGTCTTTCTCGATACGAACGCAGGGCAAATCAGTTTTCGCAACTGGGTAGTTTGAATTGTCGTTGGTTGCTCCGCAATCCAACGTGTTCCAGGCATTGGAGCGATCCACGACGATCGTTGCCTCCGTTGTAAAACTGGTTAGCCCTGAATACGAACGACGTTCACGTGTCGACTACCCCACCGATGGCGGTCAGATCGCAGATTCCGATTAAAGCTCGCCGTCGACGCCCAGTTTGTGAAAAAAGTGCTCGACGGTGTCTTGGTTCTCAAGCAACCAATCGATATTCGGCTCGCATGCGATTGCCTTTCGGATCGCTTTGACGGTGGCTTCGCGATGGATTCGGAACAGTTCTTGGTGGTCGACTTTGTCCACTTTCAAGACGCCCGGATCGAGCCATACCGAATAGATGATGCCAAGGTCGTTCGCCTTTTCTTTGGGAATGTGCCCGGCGCGGACAGCATCCAAAACACCGTTTGCGATGCCTGCTTGGACGCTGCCCATCAAGATGTTGGTGTATCGATTGTCCGAGACGGTCACTTTGCTGACCATCAAGGTCACGGGACGCACTTGCACGTCGCTGTTCAGAATCGCGAATACTCGGGTGTGTCCTTTGACTTGGTCGCCGACCAACGTCGCCAGCGCTTGGCCAACCGGACCATCCAATTCGCCGATCACGATCTCGGGCTCGGCGCAAAGGTATTCGGCATCGCCTTCGACCAGGGCTTCGCCGGTACGCATCACGATTCGATCACTCATCAAATTTTCTTCCAAACGAAAGGGCCAAGACGGCGAGAAAAAAGTGTCCGACCCCATTTGCCGGGAACCGGCCCTTCGGGTGCTTTGCACAAAAGGGGTCGGACACTTCTTTTCCGCTCACGAAGATCCGAATTTAGCACCCCGCCGCTTGGTGAAAAGGAGCCAGCAGAGCTTCCAGATACGAATCGAGACTGATTCGATCAAAAGTTGCAGGTCCGGCGAAACTAACGATTGCCGCTGGGTGGCATCGCGTTGCTAAGTCGCTCGAACCCGCTGCCTTGCACTTCCATCGTTTTGGGATGCACGGTCAATGTGCGCACCGCACCTTCGATTCCCGGTTGACCATCGGCACGCGTTTGACGGAAAACGACGGGACGGTTGGGAACGCCGTCGACCGTGAACACGTCCTTCGATGCCGAGTAGGCGGCGCGGCTTGCGGTGCCTTCCAGCAATCCGTCTTCGTTGCGTGTTCGAAAGATGACTCCCGTCGTGGCTTCCATTTCCCAAGCCGTTTGGCTCGCCGACATTCCTGACGAAGCAAACGCGCCGCCGCTGGCGTTTCGTCCAGGCTCGACCGAGAACCGAAGTCGATCGCAATCGAGTGTCGATTGTCCCACAGAAATAGCGTCCATCTTGGCAGCATCGAATGCTTGATCCCATCCGCTGACCGACTGAACACCGACCCGAACGCCTCGCAAGAAATCCAGATTCCGAGTCGTTAAGTCGACTCGCATCGAATCGTTGAAGGTCAAGTGAATCCCCGTCAATTCGTCGCGAGCACCGTCGACCATCGATGCGTTGGATACCAACGCGCCTTGCGGCTTCCCCGTTGTGGGTTTCGCCATCGGGTTCGCCGTGCCACCCACGGACCAGCCGCGGTACCAACCGGGGCCTTCGCCGATCAATTGACCGCCGTCACCTGGCGACATCGTTAACTGGTTGGCATACACCAAGTGCTTGGTCTCGCGGACTCCATCAGAACCGTAGTGCATTGCTTGCACGATGACGGGGCGGTCGTTTGCTTGAAGGATCGTTATTTTCTGGATCACGGCATTCTTCATCGATGCCATGTCTCGCATTTGAACGCTTTCCTGCAGATCGACTTCCAAGCGATCACCGCTCACCTTCAATTCCCACGGCTCGCGGTCACTGATAAGCGACGCTTCGATATCGACGCCATCGGTCAGCACGGCTTTGCGCCCGTCAAACAGCATTTCACCCTGCCAACGACAATGAGGCGGCTTGGTCCAAACAAACCCGGACGCACCGTTGCGAGTCGACGAATCGTTCCCCGATGGCGCCAATCCGGTGGGCAGGGCCGCGGTCGGAATCTGGAACTCACCCGCCGCATTGATCCAAACCATGTTGTCGCTGGGCCGAATTTGGATCTGTGGACCGACAAAGAAACCGTCGCCGATTTCAAATCGCGCCGGCGACGCGGCGCTGCTGCTTAACTGTAAAACGTCTTCTCCGCCGCCGTCCTTCAATTCAAGGCTTTCGCCGGTCAGGCGTGCCGCCAATGACTGTCCGCCCGTTTCGATTTGGTGTTCGACTTCTACATGCCCGACGACACTCAACCGCTTCGCACTTAGGCCGGCTGAGTTACGACGAAGCTGTGCGTTGATCGAATCGCCTCGCACGACGGGTCGCGCCCGAGCTACCGGGTCCACCATGCCCGAGTCCGCGTTGGGCTGTGAAACCCATTGCCTTAAAGGCGACGCAGCATTCGATTTCCCACCGCCGCTGGTCGGTCCACCGCCTTGCCGGTTCGATGGCCCTGCTTCGTTGACAAAGTTCAGCCACATCTCTTGAGTTTCCGCAATGATCGCTGCCGACACGATCCGCACATTACCCTTGATGTTAAACCACTCCGGTGCAAGCGTTGTTTTTGCGTCGTCGTTCCCCGATTCGTTCGTGGTACCGATCACGCTTCCGTCGGCAACAGATTCGTTCACGGGTTCAGGCACAAACAATCCGAACACCGAGTCGGCTTCGAACTCGCCACCATCGACTAGCCAAGCACGAACTTCGCCATCGATCCGCACTTCGACATCCACGTCCATCTTCTTGGCGGTCGGAATTCCCTTGGGGCGGACGTGCAATCCGTCTCGCCAGCGTGCTTCGCGAACCGGAACGTCGGGGTCTTTGACGGTCACGATGCCAGCACCGTCAGCGTCCAGAATCCCGAAGGCCGCAGGATTTGCGGGATCAAACTGGTAAATCAATCTCGCCAAACTCGCCGTCAGGGGTCCGCGTCGAACGCGAATGCCACGACTTCCCGTCGCGTTGAGGAGCCCGCTGACGGCGTTCAGATCAATCGTGTCGGCGGCAATTTCCGTTTCGATCGAAGGCAGCTTGGCAATTGCCGGTGTGCCGGTCGCAACGATTCGCACCAGCCAATCCAATGCCGATCGTCGCTCGATCGCATCGTTCGTGGGATCGTTGAGCGTCAGTTCCAGTTGTTGGCAATCGAATCGATCGGCGAGAGCTCCGTCGGTCTGATAGACAAGCGAAACGGAATCGCGCAGCAGCAGTTGATCGATCGCGAAGTCGTACTCGACACGGCCGCCGCACGCGACGGAAATCATCGCTTCCCGGCCCGCCGCATCGCCATGCGGTTCGCCGTCGGACGGGCCTTCGCCAAACAGTCCTCGACCGCCGATCGGCATCATCAACTGATCCAAGTAGATCAATTCCATTCGGTCCAACACCGTGGACGGCGCGGACCCGTTGCCTCCCGCCGCTGCCAAATGGATGGTCAAGTCGCGACCGACCATTTTCGCTTCGCCAACCGACATTTCGATCGTTTTGGTTGTCCAGATCTTCCGCGTGTCCATTCCAACGTCGGCCGTACGTAGATCCATCGAGTGGCGACCGTCGCCGCCCGGTCGACCGTTGCGATAAATATGAACGCCACCGACCATCCGGCCCCAATCGATCGGCGGTGCGCCGCCGCTCATCATGTCCAGCGACTCGGTGAACTTCAGCTCAGCACCCTCGACCGCATCGATGACGATTGGGGCGTCGGCCGTTTCGTTGGTCAGCCCTCGTCCGATGACGACGGTGATGGGCCAAAGTTTCCAATGAGAATCGTCGGTCTGTTCCCAGTTCTGGAACAGCAGTACGCCTTGGGCCGTTTGCAGACGCTTACAAGAACTTCGCTGCCAAGCGCCTTCGGGAAACAGATCGTCAAGCGAATCATCGGTCCGGTGAACCGGCGACTTTTTTAACGCGATCAACTCGACATCCGGTGGTGACATCCATGGTGTCAGCGCATTGGAATAGATGACCGCCGAAGCGACCAAAAAGATGAGTGCGGAAAAGTAGTGCGTCAACCGATCAAGCATGGTGAACCGGTGCGAAGATCGTCGGGGTTTAACCCGAACGTCGCACGTACTCCTCCCATCGTTTGCCGGCGCGAAGCAACCGTTCGATCAGTTCGCGAATGGCACCATCGCCGCCACGGGTGTTCAACACCCAATCGGCCGACTCGCGTACGTCTTGCGCCGCATCGGCCGGTGCGACCGACAAGCCCACGTGACGCATGACCGCCAAGTCGGGAAGATCGTCGCCGATATAGCACACTTGGTCAGGGGTACAGCCGAGTGATTGGAACATCTCCATCGCGGCGGGCCATTTGTCGCGTCGGCCCTGCATGACCGCTTCGATGCCCAATTCCGCTGCCCGACGAGTCACCATCGGACTGTCCCGCGCCGTCAAAATTCCGAAATGAAAACCCGATTGCATCCACGCTTTGATCGCCAAACCATCGCGAACATGAAACCGCTTAGTTTCCGTACCATCGCTACCGTAAATGATTCTGCCGTCCGTCATCACTCCATCGACATCCGACAAGAGGAAGCGAATCGAATCGGCGTACTGCGAATCGGCGTACTGCGAATCGGATTGGGCGTCGGAAGTTTGCGGCGTCATCGTTGTCGTTTCGTTGACCAGATCGAATCGTGGTGACCAAGCGTGTTTTGTAAGCAACTATCTAAAGTGAACGTTGCTTATGGGAACTTCAATACTTTTGCCGAGTCCCCGTCATCGTCGGTAAGCGACACGATGTCGGTGATGTCGATCAAACCGACCGGACGCGATTGTTCATCGATGACGGGAAGTTCGCTGATTCTTCGATGCGACATGATCGCGGTCGCTTCTCGTAACATCGATCCCATCGCCACCGTTGCCGGCCGAGTCGTCATCCGTGTCGCAATTGCTTGGTCGAGCGCCACTTCGTCGCGTCGCTCCAACAACCGAGCCAAGTCGCTATCGGTAAAAATGCCAGCCAGTCGCCCGTCGTCGTCGACCAACATGATCGCGCCCGTGCGCCGACCCGTTACGACTCCATCGGCCGTCGGTTTTGCAATCATCGATTCGCGAATGGTCGCGTTCTGCATGGCAACGCGGCACGACGCGATCGGTCGCATGATTTGATCCACCGTCGCCAACTTCCGACCAAGCGATCCGCCGGGATGGAAACGCGCGAAATCCTGTGCTGTGAATTTGCGAAGTACGCTGGCGAGCATCGCGATCGCATCGCCGACCGCCATCATGACGGCGGTGCTGGATGTCGGCGCCAGTCCGTTGGGACATGCTTCGTCATAGCGTCCGATCGAAACGACACAGTCTGCCGCGGTGGCAAGCGGATTGTCGTCGGAGGCGGTGATGGCGATCAGTCCAGCGCTGTTTTCGGCTAAATGCGGCGCGATCCGAACCACTTCCTCGCTTCGACCTGAATTGCTGAGCGCCCAAACAACATCGCGTTCGCGGACGCGGCCCAGGTCGCCGTGGATGGCTTCGGAAGGATGCAGGAAGTGGGCCGGTGTCCCAGTGCTGGCCAAGGTTGCGACCAGCTTTTGCCCCACCAATCCCGCCTTGCCGACGCCCGTCACCAAAACGCACCCGTCGCAATTCGCCGTCATCTCCGCTGCGCGGACGGCTTCCGGTGACAAGATGGATGCCGCCGAAAGGATCGCGTTACCTTCGGCCGAAACGACCTGCCGAATCCACCTCAATCGCTCGAGCATCGAAGCAGGCGCTACCGTTGGACCGGTCGGATGCGAGTTCGGAATGCGCGAGGGAGCTGACACGGGAGACCTTCCTTGGTACACCTGCGGGCGAAAATAGGAGACGATGAGCCGGATGATAGTAAAAATCCATAGCCGCGGGCAACGCTAAACCAATTCTTAAATTCGGCAGCCTGGGTGACTTACGGTGTTTTGTGATGAGCGATAAATCGCCGCGCGAGTCGATTGCCGCAGCGACCGGCCCAGCAATCTCTGTTGTGCGATGGATGAACGCCCTTTCGATCGATGCGGTCGTTGTCGGGGTTCTTTGGCAGACGCTGTTCGCATGCAGTTTTCGTGGTTCCTGGCCGACGATCCCTGAATCGGTCACTCTGGGCACGACGCTGTGGCTGATCTACACGGCTGATCATCTTCTCGACGCGCGAAGCTTAGACATCGATCGGATGCACACCTTTCGCCATCTTGTCCACCTTCGCCATCGAAGTGCATTGGTCGCGTTGTGGAGTTTCCTGACGGTCTGTGACGCGGTCGCCATCATCACTTGGTTGCCCGATTCGTTGATTCGTTGGGGGCTTGGTATGGCGGCTGCGGTTCTGGTCTATGGCGCGGGTGTTCATTTCCGCCCGAAGACAAAGATTTGGCTTGCAAAAGAGTTCCAGGTCGGCATCCTCTTTGCCATCGGCGTGGGCCTGCTGGCCTGGGATCATGCGCCGTCTGTCTCGCTGTTGTTTGCGACGATGCTCTGTGCAGTCCTTTTTTCCGCCAACTGCATCATCGTTGCGCATTTTGATCGGGAAGCCGATCGTGAACAGCAGTTTTCGTCCATTGCGACAAAGCAAGTGGCAGCAGTCCGCTACTTGCCAACCGTTATGGCCGCCGTAGCGACGATCGCGATCGCCGGTGCTGCGGTCAACGCGCTGCCACGCTTGATCGCATGCTCGATCGTGATCAGCAGTGTGATGCTGGCGGCGCTTGCTCACGCATCTTGCATCGAAGCCTCGACGACCGATGCGACGTTGGCTAACAACCGATTCAACGTTCGACACGGATTGGCCGACGCGACGTTGATCGCTCCGATATTGATCGGATGGTTGGCGTGAACGGCTATGACCGGATCGCTCGCTTCTATCGGGTCATGGAGTGGGCCGCGTTCGGTCCGCATCTGAATCGATCTCGCGTGGCGATTCTTTCCGACTTGCCTGCGGTAAGTCGCGTTCTGGTCCTGGGCGACGGCGACGGAAGGTTGTTGCAGCGACTTTGTCTTGAGCATCCCGATGCAACGATCGTCAGCGTCGACCAGAGCCCCAAGATGCTCGAGTTACAACGGCGGCGGGTCAAAGCGATCGGCGGCGAGGATCGCGCTGAATGGATCCAATGCGACGCGATCGATTTCAGTCCTGAGCCGGGCCGATTTGACTTGCTGGTCACGGCATACTTCTTGGACTGCTTTACCGAATCGCAGCTCGAAACAAATTTGACGAAATGGCTGGCCGGCGTCCGAGACGGCGGGTGCTGGTACGTGGTCGAGTTCACGCGTCCGGCCAGCAAGTTGCAGCGGGTGGTCGCCGATCCGATCCTCTGGATGATGCACGCGTTTTTTCGATGGCAAACGGGATTGCCCAATCGTAGCCTCGTCGATCTGAATCCCATTCTGGGTCGACTTCCGATTCGCATGGTAAAGCGGCAGACGAGGTTCTGCGGGATGATGACGTCACGCATCTATGCCAAGATGCCCTTGACCAGTTCACCGTGAACGTCGGTCAGACGGTAGTCGCGACCTTGGAATCGATGCGTCAATTGTCTGTGGTCGAAGCCCAACAGATGCAGAATCGTCGCGTGTAAATCGTGGACGTGGACCGGGTTTTCCGCAACGTTGAAACCCAGTTCATCGGTCGCCCCATAAACCGTGCCGGACTTCAATCCGCCGCCCGCCATCCACATCGAGAACGAATTCGGATGGTGATCCCGGCCGTCATTGCCGCCTTGAACCATCGGCGTGCGACCGAATTCACCGCCCCAAATGACCAGCGTTTCGTCAAGCAAGCCCTGCTGCTTCAAGTCTTTGATCAGCGCCGCGCATCCCTGATCGGTATCTTGGCAATTTTTCTTGATATCCGACGTCAAGCCGCCGTGCTGGTCCCACGACTCGTGAAAAAGTTGAACAAACCGAACGCCTCGTTGGACCAACCGACGCGCGAGTAAGCAGTTATTCGCAAACGACATCTTCCCGGGCTCGGCCCCATACAGCTTCAGTATGTGTTCCGGTTCGTCATGGATCGACATCGCCTCGGGTGCACTCGATTGCATCCGAAACGCCATTTCGTACGAATTGATTCGCGTCGCGATCTCGGGATCACCAACGATATCCAACCGGTGGCGATTCAATTCATTGATGGCGTCGAGCGAACGCCGCTGCGTCGCGTCGTTCATTCCGGGTGGGTTGGATAGGTACAAAACGGGATCGCCGCTGCTGCGAAATTCGACACCCGAGTGAGTCGACGGCAGAAACCCCGAGTTCCAATTTCCGGCCCCTGCACTGGGACCTTTCTTGCCGCTATTGAAAACGACAAACGCGGGCAGGTCCTGCGACTCGCTGCCCAAACCGTACGTCAGCCAGGAACCCATGCTGGGTCGGCCAAATTGCTGTGACCCGGTACTCATCAGCAACTGCGCCGGCGCATGGTTGAACGCGTCGGTCTTCATCGATCGAATGATGCAAAGGTCGTCGACGACCGAAGCCGTATGGGGCAACAGCTCGCTGAGTTCGGCGCCGCACTGGCCGTGCTTGGCAAACTTGTATTTTGCGCCAAGCAGTTTCGAATTCGGGTTGATGAAAGCGGCACGATAACCACCCAGCAAGTCCGCCGGCGGCAACGTTCCGTCCAACCGCGCCAGGGTCGGCTTGTTGTCGAAAAGCTCGAACTGGCTCGGCCCACCGCCCATGAACAGGACAATGACATTCTTGATTTTCGCCGGAAAATGAGGCTCTTTCGGCGCAAGTGGATTCGCGGCAAAGCCTGTCGCGCTCGTCTCGCCGTGGGCGACTTTGGAATCAGCCATCAGGCTTGTCAAAGCGACCGACCCCAAGCCGATGCCACATTGCTGCAGGAACCACCGGCGCTGGATCGATCGAACCTGGGCGTCAACCTTGCTCGAGCTCACCGGATCAGTTTTCGAAGACATCATGATTTCGTGATCGTTTCGTCAAGGTTCAAAATCGTTCGCGCCACTACCATCCACGCCGCTAGCTCCGGCCCATCCGTGCCAATCAATTGCCGACAACGCTCGACCCGGACGCCGATCCATTGGCTCAATGCGGCGTCGGACTCGTCGGCAAAGACCTGGCGTTGGCTCTCTAACAATCGAGCAACCACCGCTGCCTCGTCCGCATCGGGCGAACGGCCCGTACAGTACCGAAAGATCAGCGTGATCCGGTCGGCGTCCATACTCTTCGAGTCTTTTGTTTCGTTGGCAGGCAATTCACGCAACACTCGCGTCGCCAACCCTCGCGCCGCTTCGACAAATTGCGGCTCGTTCAATAGCACCAAAGCTTGCAGCGGAGTATTGCTGCGTCCGCGGCGGACACATGCGGCGTCGCCCTTGGGAGCGTCAAAAACTTGAAGCGGTGGAAACGGAACGCTGCGATACTGGTGAACGTAAAGGCTGCGCCGATATTGATTGCCGTCCGTATGTGTATCCCAGATCTTCGGACCATAGCTTGTGGGCGGCACAAAAAGAAAATCGGGTGCCGGCGGATAGACGCTCGGGCCGCCGACCTGTTCAACCAGCAACCCGCTTGCCGACAGGGTCGAATCGCGAACCATTTCGGCGTCCATGCGAAACCGAGGCCCACGACCGAGCCACTGATTCACAGGGTCCTGCTGCCATGCATCGGCTGGCGCCGATGATTGCTGGCGATAGGTGGCGGAATCCACGATCAGCCGGTGAATGTGTTTCAAGCTCCAGTCGTTGTCCATCAATTCGGTTGCTAAAAAGTCGAGCAGTTCAGGATGCGACGGCTGCGAAGACTGAAAACCAAAGTCCTCTGGCGTCGTCACCAAACCGCGTCCGAAATAGGCTTGCCAAATACGATTGACGACCACCCGCGCGGTCGTCGGCGAATCGTTGGACACCAACCATCTCGCAAACCGCAATCGATCCGGCGCGTCGGCCTTCCGCATCGGGTTCAGGAACTCCGGTGCATCGGCCTGTACACGATCTGTCTGATTCAGAAAGTCGCCTCGCGCCAGCACGAATGTTTCACGCGGCTTTGCTAACGACTGAACGACCAATTGAGTCGCGGTTTCCGGGTATTTCGTCCAGGCCGCTTCGACGGAAGATTCCGTCTTCGCAAACGCTGTGTTGGGGCCGGCTAGATTCTCGGGTAAACGCCGCCACTGGGTGAAGACGGCGTCCCAATCGCTGGCCGTCCAATCTTGACGCGGCTTGCCCAGAATTGTTTCGACGGCGGACGCGACGGCGATTTCGGGCAGGTCTTTGGCGTCCGTGATGCTGAATCGATAGCGTCCGATCAAAAAGTTCTGATTGTCATCGCTGTTCCAGCCGCCATGCTTCTGGACCATGGTGAAGGTCAGCGTTGCTTCGCCGTTGACGATGACGGGTTCGGCAGGCACAAAGATCGCATGACGCGATTGATTGCTTCGACCGGGACCAATGTCAGTTGTCCAAGCGGTTTTAAGGTCGTCGTCGAACGCGTATTCGATCGGGCCGACGACGCGGTCATCTTTGTCGGGATCGCGGTCACGATACTGGGGTTTCAGGTCGCGGCGTAGCGGTTCAACATCCGCCATGGCGCGGACGAACTTCACCTCGATCGGCTTTGCACCGGGCCCCGAGGGCGTGATTTTCAGCTTGAATTCCGTCAATGCGCCCGTGCCATCGATGCTTCGACCGGGGCCGCCCCGAGGAAGTT
This window encodes:
- a CDS encoding class I SAM-dependent methyltransferase yields the protein MNGYDRIARFYRVMEWAAFGPHLNRSRVAILSDLPAVSRVLVLGDGDGRLLQRLCLEHPDATIVSVDQSPKMLELQRRRVKAIGGEDRAEWIQCDAIDFSPEPGRFDLLVTAYFLDCFTESQLETNLTKWLAGVRDGGCWYVVEFTRPASKLQRVVADPILWMMHAFFRWQTGLPNRSLVDLNPILGRLPIRMVKRQTRFCGMMTSRIYAKMPLTSSP
- a CDS encoding KpsF/GutQ family sugar-phosphate isomerase, which codes for MSAPSRIPNSHPTGPTVAPASMLERLRWIRQVVSAEGNAILSAASILSPEAVRAAEMTANCDGCVLVTGVGKAGLVGQKLVATLASTGTPAHFLHPSEAIHGDLGRVRERDVVWALSNSGRSEEVVRIAPHLAENSAGLIAITASDDNPLATAADCVVSIGRYDEACPNGLAPTSSTAVMMAVGDAIAMLASVLRKFTAQDFARFHPGGSLGRKLATVDQIMRPIASCRVAMQNATIRESMIAKPTADGVVTGRRTGAIMLVDDDGRLAGIFTDSDLARLLERRDEVALDQAIATRMTTRPATVAMGSMLREATAIMSHRRISELPVIDEQSRPVGLIDITDIVSLTDDDGDSAKVLKFP
- a CDS encoding excinuclease ABC subunit UvrC; protein product: MPDEDDSGDAPKGFEYAAEKVRSFPQTSGVYLMKDTADRVIYVGKAKSLRSRAGSYFLKAAAEDQRTASWIGEIADIDFIECDSEVDALLMESRLIKDIQPKNNKDLKDDKSFPYLMITTRDEFPRVEVTREPKERGVKLYGPFPSAGALRGAIQVLQRIFKFRTCNLDITESDEKWQWFRPCLLHSIHQCTAPCNFRISKEEYRRDIKRLQTFMEGGKKRLLQEMNNEMMTASKSLDFERAAVLRDEIKMLDRLEERGELEANAQPEVFYIDPKKGLAGLRKVLGLAETPRVIEGMDIAHLGGDETVASMVQFIDGLPFKPGYRRFRIQDVDGIDDFRSMYEVVSRRFRRLSDEGESFPDILLIDGGKGQLNAAMAAFRDQDITPPTVISLAKREEEIFRPGESESIKLSRNSYALRLLQYVRDESHRFAQHYHHILRSKSTFDR
- the fae gene encoding formaldehyde-activating enzyme, with amino-acid sequence MSDRIVMRTGEALVEGDAEYLCAEPEIVIGELDGPVGQALATLVGDQVKGHTRVFAILNSDVQVRPVTLMVSKVTVSDNRYTNILMGSVQAGIANGVLDAVRAGHIPKEKANDLGIIYSVWLDPGVLKVDKVDHQELFRIHREATVKAIRKAIACEPNIDWLLENQDTVEHFFHKLGVDGEL
- a CDS encoding KdsC family phosphatase; its protein translation is MTPQTSDAQSDSQYADSQYADSIRFLLSDVDGVMTDGRIIYGSDGTETKRFHVRDGLAIKAWMQSGFHFGILTARDSPMVTRRAAELGIEAVMQGRRDKWPAAMEMFQSLGCTPDQVCYIGDDLPDLAVMRHVGLSVAPADAAQDVRESADWVLNTRGGDGAIRELIERLLRAGKRWEEYVRRSG
- a CDS encoding PEP-CTERM sorting domain-containing protein (PEP-CTERM proteins occur, often in large numbers, in the proteomes of bacteria that also encode an exosortase, a predicted intramembrane cysteine proteinase. The presence of a PEP-CTERM domain at a protein's C-terminus predicts cleavage within the sorting domain, followed by covalent anchoring to some some component of the (usually Gram-negative) cell surface. Many PEP-CTERM proteins exhibit an unusual sequence composition that includes large numbers of potential glycosylation sites. Expression of one such protein has been shown restore the ability of a bacterium to form floc, a type of biofilm.): MISLVWSANASAAIVPYTDFASFQAAASGVGSTITFEMQTVGDPLVMVDDVSFFIDDGELIVRDTNPTFTISPTNYVGDDIGFNFSEGIDEFQTVSILFDNGRSAVGLWVQYDGNSFANDGLMSLTDIDDVTGSFAVVDPNSGVAIDTDQAFFLGLVETNGTNTIFEVDLLEMGVGGINYTFDNVVSYQVAAIPEPSTFAVLAVFGGAIVVRQRRRNKAQSAE
- a CDS encoding DUF1501 domain-containing protein; amino-acid sequence: MSSKTDPVSSSKVDAQVRSIQRRWFLQQCGIGLGSVALTSLMADSKVAHGETSATGFAANPLAPKEPHFPAKIKNVIVLFMGGGPSQFELFDNKPTLARLDGTLPPADLLGGYRAAFINPNSKLLGAKYKFAKHGQCGAELSELLPHTASVVDDLCIIRSMKTDAFNHAPAQLLMSTGSQQFGRPSMGSWLTYGLGSESQDLPAFVVFNSGKKGPSAGAGNWNSGFLPSTHSGVEFRSSGDPVLYLSNPPGMNDATQRRSLDAINELNRHRLDIVGDPEIATRINSYEMAFRMQSSAPEAMSIHDEPEHILKLYGAEPGKMSFANNCLLARRLVQRGVRFVQLFHESWDQHGGLTSDIKKNCQDTDQGCAALIKDLKQQGLLDETLVIWGGEFGRTPMVQGGNDGRDHHPNSFSMWMAGGGLKSGTVYGATDELGFNVAENPVHVHDLHATILHLLGFDHRQLTHRFQGRDYRLTDVHGELVKGILA